One Rhododendron vialii isolate Sample 1 chromosome 2a, ASM3025357v1 genomic region harbors:
- the LOC131317725 gene encoding uncharacterized protein LOC131317725 isoform X1 yields MKHPQTSSQSGAVSSSSSSSTQSDHPHSSVRLTPSTSSSSSSSPAAAVSIPAAAEGDPSLPRDAAGGQESVAVERRGDHAAVCRWTISNFPRVKARALWSKYFEVGGYDCRLLVYPKGDSQALPGYISIYLQIMDPRGNSSSKWDCFASYRLAVVNHADESKSIHRDSWHRFSSKKKSHGWCDFTPSASILDPKCGFLINNSNDSVIVTADILVLNETFNFTRDNNEVQCSSSVTQGAVLGDVLCGKFTWKVHNFSIFKDMIKTQKIMSPVFPAGECNLRISVYQSSVNGVDYLSMCLESKDTEKTLVADRSCWCLFRMSVLNQKPGLNHMHRDSYGRFAADNKSGDNTSLGWNDYMKMSDFVVPESGFLVDDTAVFSTSFHVIKEVGNFSKNCGVVGARSGGGAKKSDGHMGKFTWRIENFTRLKDLLKKRKITGLCIKSKRFQIGNRDCRLIVYPRGQSQPPCHLSVFLEVTDSRNTSSDWSCFVSHRLSVVNQRMEEKSVTKESQNRYSKAAKDWGWREFVTLTTLFDQDSGFLVQDAVLFSAEVVILKEASITQDFTDQDMESSSAVSQVDTVGKRSSFTWKVENFLSFKEIMETRKIFSKFFQAGGCELRIGVYESFDTICIYLESDQSVGTDPDKNFWVKYRMAVVNQKNHAKTVWKESSICTKTWNNSVLQFMKVSDMLEADAGFLVRDTVVFVCEILDCCPWFEFSDLEVWASEDDQDALTTDPDELLDSEDSEGISGDEEDIFRNLLSRAGFHLTYGENPSQPHVTLREKLLMDAGAIAGFLTGLRVYLDDPAKVKRLLLPTKLSGGGDDGKKVNRNGESSSPSLMNLLMGVKVLQQAIIDLLLDIMVECCQPSEGNSNDESADSNFKPSPDGSGAISPLESDRENGGIEPVPLPVQDRLDPGIDEGTNASAVQSCDMNGVVIPDKIVSGLPIRPPETSAAGFSESASLRSKSQTKWPEQSEELLGLIVNSLRALDGAIPQGCPEPRRMPQSAQKIALVLDKAPRHLQPDLVALVPKLVEHSEHPLAACALLDRLQRPDAEPALRVPVFGALSQLECSTEVWESVLFQSFELLADSNDEPLAATMDFIFKAALQCQHLPEAVRSVRVRLKDLGFEVSPCVLDYLSRMVNSCADVAEAILRDINCDNEYPDNGSAVPCGLFVFGENAPTSERLHALDKHAFCITRYFSDIHILIEMLSIPSLAVQASHAFERAIARGAIVAQSLAMVLERRLAQRLNFTVAENFQHTDGTVEGLEGDIEQTVAQRDDFTSVLGLAETLALSRDSRVTDFAKMLYTILFRWYADESHRLRMVKRLVDRATSATGSSREVDLDLEVLVILLCEEQEIVRPVLSMMREVAEIANVDRAALWHQLCASEDEIIRIREERKAEISNMVKEKATISQRLSESEATNNRLKSDMRAEMDRFAREKKELMEQLQEVESQLEWLRSERKDEIGKLNSEKKVLQDRLHDAETQLSQLKSRKRDELKRVVKEKNALAERLKNAEAARRRFDEELKRYATEKLTREEIRKSLEDEVRRLTETVGQTEGEKREKEEQVARCEAYIDGMEAKLQDCQQYIHSLEGSLQEEMSRHAPLYGAGLEALSMKELETISRIHEEGLRQIHALQQRKVTSPAGSPLVGPHSLPHPHGFYAAAATAPPPVAVGMPPPLVPNGGVGIHSNGHVNGAVGSPWFNHA; encoded by the exons ATGAAACACCCCCAGACCTCATCCCAATCCGGCGCcgtctcctcctcttcctcctcctcaacccAATCTGACCACCCCCACTCCTCCGTCCGCCTCACcccctccacctcctcctcctcctcctcctccccggCCGCCGCGGTCTCGATCCCCGCGGCGGCCGAGGGGGACCCCTCCCTCCCCCGCGACGCCGCGGGCGGCCAGGAGTCCGTTGCGGTCGAGCGCCGCGGGGACCACGCCGCCGTCTGCCGATGGACCATTTCCAATTTCCCCAGGGTCAAAGCCCGTGCCCTCTGGAGCAAATACTTCGAAGTCGGTGGCTACGACTGCCGCCTACTCGTCTACCCTAAAGGTGATTCTCAAGCCTTGCCCGGTTACATATCGATTTACCTCCAAATTATGGACCCTAGGGGTAATTCCTCGTCCAAATGGGACTGTTTCGCGAGCTACCGCCTCGCCGTGGTGAACCACGCGGACGAATCGAAGTCGATTCATCGGGACTCGTGGCACCGGTTCTCGAGCAAGAAGAAGTCACACGGTTGGTGTGACTTCACTCCCTCGGCGTCTATCCTAGACCCCAAGTGTGGGTTCTTGATAAATAATAGCAATGATTCCGTGATTGTTACCGCTGATATACTAGTGTTGAACGAGACGTTTAACTTTACGCGGGATAACAATGAGGTGCAATGCAGCTCGAGTGTTACACAGGGGGCGGTGTTGGGTGATGTGTTGTGTGGGAAGTTTACTTGGAAGGTTCATAACTTTAGTATCTTCAAGGATATGATTAAGACTCAGAAGATAATGAGCCCTGTTTTCCCAGCCGGAGAGTGTAATTTGCGGATTAGTGTTTATCAAAGCTCGGTGAATGGGGTTGATTATTTGTCCATGTGTTTGGAGAGTAAGGACACGGAGAAGACATTGGTGGCGGATCGGAGTTGTTGGTGTTTGTTTCGAATGTCGGTGTTGAATCAGAAGCCAGGGTTGAATCACATGCACAGGGACTCGTACGGGAGGTTTGCAGCGGATAATAAAAGCGGCGATAACACAAGTTTGGGGTGGAATGATTACATGAAGATGTCGGATTTTGTTGTACCTGAGTCGGGTTTTTTGGTGGATGATACCGCAGTGTTTAGTACGTCGTTCCATGTGATAAAGGAGGTCGGTAACTTTTCGAAGAATTGCGGGGTGGTTGGAGCGAGGAGTGGAGGTGGCGCGAAGAAGTCTGATGGGCACATGGGGAAATTCACTTGGAGAATAGAGAATTTCACGAGGTTGAAGGACTTGCTTAAGAAGAGGAAGATTACTGGTCTTTGCATCAAGAGCAAGAGATTCCAAATCGGGAATCGCGATTGTCGGCTTATTGTTTATCCCCGAG GGCAGTCTCAACCACCATGTCACCTTTCAGTATTTCTTGAAGTCACAGATTCGCGAAATACTTCTAGTGACTGGAGTTGTTTTGTGAGCCACCGACTATCGGTAGTGAACCAGAGGATGGAGGAAAAGTCTGTGACAAAGGAGTCACAGAACCGTTACTCCAAAGCCGCAAAAGATTGGGGCTGGCGTGAATTTGTGACACTGACTACACTCTTCGATCAAGATTCTGGATTTCTCGTTCAGGATGCAGTTTTATTCTCTGCTGAAGTTGTTATTTTGAAAGAGGCATCCATAACACAGGATTTTACTGATCAGGATATGGAGTCGAGCAGCGCAGTTTCCCAGGTAGATACGGTTGGGAAAAGGAGTTCATTTACATGGAAGGTGGAGAACTTCCTCTCCTTTAAAGAAATTATGGAGACCAGAAAAATCTTTAGCAAATTCTTTCAAGCTGGAGGATGTGAGCTTCGGATTG GTGTGTATGAATCCTTTGACACCATCTGTATATACCTCGAGAGTGATCAATCAGTTGGCACTGATCCAGATAAAAACTTTTGGGTCAAATACCGGATGGCTGTGGTAAACCAAAAGAATCATGCCAAGACTGTGTGGAAAGAGTCTTCTATTTGTACAAAGACATGGAATAATTCTGTTCTTCAATTCATGAAGGTGTCCGACATGCTGGAAGCAGATGCAGGTTTTCTTGTACGTGACACAGTTGTTTTTGTCTGTGAAATCTTGGACTGCTGCCCATGGTTTGAGTTTTCGGATCTTGAG GTTTGGGCTTCTGAGGATGATCAGGATGCCCTGACAACTGACCCTGATGAACTCCTCGATTCTGAGGATAGTGAAGGGATAAGTGGAGATGAAGAAGACATCTTTAGAAACCTTCTTTCTAGAGCAGGGTTTCACCTCACCTATGGAGAGAATCCTTCACAGCCCCATGTCACTTTAAGAGAGAAGCTTCTCATGGATGCTGGTGCCATAGCTGGTTTTCTGACTGGACTTCGTGTTTATCTTGATGACCCTGCTAAAGTAAAGCGCTTGCTTCTTCCGACCAAACTCTCTGGTGGCGGCGATGATGGCAAGAAGGTTAACAGGAACGGTGAATCTTCTTCCCCCAGTCTGATGAATTTGTTGATGGGAGTCAAAGTTTTGCAGCAGGCAATCATTGATTTGCTCTTGGACATAATGGTTGAGTGTTGCCAACCTTCAGAAGGGAATTCCAATGATGAGTCTGCTGATTCAAACTTCAAACCATCCCCAGATGGAAGTGGAGCTATCAGCCCCTTGGAATCTGATAGGGAAAATGGGGGAATAGAACCTGTACCTCTCCCCGTACAGGATCGATTGGACCCAGGGATAGATGAAGGCACCAATGCATCTGCTGTACAAAGTTGTGACATGAATGGGGTTGTTATACCTGATAAAATTGTTAGCGGACTGCCCATTCGTCCGCCTGAGACATCTGCTGCTGGTTTTTCGGAAAGTGCTTCCCTTCGCTCTAAG tCTCAGACCAAATGGCCGGAGCAGTCTGAGGAGCTTCTCGGGTTGATCGTGAATTCACTGAGAGCTCTAGATGGAGCCATTCCACAAGGTTGTCCTGAGCCAAGGCGAATGCCCCAGTCTGCACAAAAGATTGCTCTCGTTTTGGATAAAGCTCCCAGGCATCTGCAGCCGGACCTGGTGGCTTTGGTACCAAAATTAGTTGAGCATTCGGAGCATCCACTTGCTGCTTGTGCACTTCTAGATAGACTACAGAGGCCTGATGCAGAACCTGCATTACGAGTTCCT GTTTTTGGTGCTCTTAGCCAGTTGGAATGTAGCACTGAAGTTTGGGAGAGTGttctttttcaatcttttgAACTTTTGGCAGACTCAAATGATGAACCTCTGGCAGCTACCatggattttatttttaaggCTGCATTGCAGTGCCAACATCTACCAGAAGCG GTTAGATCTGTTCGTGTTAGGCTAAAAGATTTGGGCTTCGAGGTGTCTCCCTGTGTGCTTGATTATTTAAGTAGAATGGTAAATAGTTGCGCAGATGTTGCTGAAGCTATTTTAAGAGATATAAATTGCGACAATGAATATCCTGATAACGGTTCGGCAGTGCCTTGCGGGCTCTTCGTGTTTGGTGAAAATGCACCTACTTCTGAAAGATTGCATGCACTGGACAAGCATGCGTTTTGCATTACTCGATATTTTTCAGATATACATATTTTGATTGAAATGCTGTCTATTCCTTCCCTTGCTGTTCAAGCTTCCCATGCTTTCGAGAGAGCTATAGCTCGAGGTGCAATAGTGGCTCAATCATTGGCCATGGTATTAGAAAGACGACTTGCTCAAAGATTAAATTTTACTGTTGCTGAAAATTTTCAGCACACAGATGGGACTGTGGAGGGACTCGAGGGCGATATTGAGCAAACGGTGGCCCAGAGAGATGATTTCACATCTGTTCTTGGTCTTGCCGAGACATTGGCACTTTCTAGAGACTCTCGTGTGACAGATTTTGCGAAAATGCTTTACACGATTTTGTTTAGATGGTATGCGGATGAGTCTCATCGATTGAGGATGGTTAAGAGACTTGTTGACCGTGCCACTAGTGCAACAGGGAGTAGTCGTGAGGTAGACTTAGATTTGGaagttttggtaattttgttgTGTGAGGAGCAAGAAATTGTTAGACCAGTTCTGAGCATGATGAGGGAGGTTGCTGAAATTGCAAATGTTGATCGGGCGGCTCTTTGGCATCAGTTATGTGCCAGTGAAGACGAGATCATTCGTATTCGTGAAGAAAGAAAAGCTGAGATCTCCAATATGGTTAAAGAAAAAGCTACCATATCACAAAGGCTGAGTGAATCTGAGGCAACTAATAACCGGCTTAAG TCTGATATGAGGGCTGAGATGGATCGTTTTGCCCGGGAAAAGAAGGAGCTCATGGAGCAGTTACAAGAAGTTGAGAGTCAACTTGAATGGCTTCGCTCTGAACGGAAGGATGAAATTGGAAAGCTCAACTCAGAGAAGAAAGTTCTTCAGGATCGTTTGCATGATGCAGAGACCCAGCTTTCCCAACTAAAGTCCCGGAAACGTGATGAATTGAAG AGGGTAGTTAAGGAAAAAAATGCTCTCGCTGAAAGGTTGAAGAATGCTGAAGCTGCACGGAGAAGATTTGATGAGGAATTGAAACGCTATGCCACAGAAAAATTGACTCGAGAAGAAATCCGGAAGTCACTTGAGGATGAAGTCCGACGTTTGACCGAAACAGTTGGACAGACTGAAGGTGAAAAACGTGAGAAGGAAGAACAAGTTGCTCGTTGTGAAGCATACATCGATGGGATGGAAGCCAAGTTGCAGGATTGTCAG CAATACATTCACAGCCTAGAGGGTTCACTACAGGAAGAAATGTCGCGGCATGCCCCTCTATATGGTGCAGGCTTGGAAGCTCTGTCAATGAAGGAGCTGGAGACTATTTCACGCATCCATGAAGAAGGGCTGAGGCAGATCCATGCCCTCCAACAGCGTAAAGTTACGAGTCCCGCAGGTAGCCCTCTTGTGGGCCCCCACTCCCTCCCACACCCTCACGGATTCTACGCTGCTGCTGCCACTGCCCCACCACCTGTGGCTGTCGGTATGCCGCCTCCTCTTGTCCCTAATGGGGGTGTTGGGATACACAGCAACGGGCATGTGAATGGTGCCGTTGGGTCGCCGTGGTTCAACCATGCTTGA
- the LOC131317725 gene encoding uncharacterized protein LOC131317725 isoform X2 produces MKHPQTSSQSGAVSSSSSSSTQSDHPHSSVRLTPSTSSSSSSSPAAAVSIPAAAEGDPSLPRDAAGGQESVAVERRGDHAAVCRWTISNFPRVKARALWSKYFEVGGYDCRLLVYPKGDSQALPGYISIYLQIMDPRGNSSSKWDCFASYRLAVVNHADESKSIHRDSWHRFSSKKKSHGWCDFTPSASILDPKCGFLINNSNDSVIVTADILVLNETFNFTRDNNEVQCSSSVTQGAVLGDVLCGKFTWKVHNFSIFKDMIKTQKIMSPVFPAGECNLRISVYQSSVNGVDYLSMCLESKDTEKTLVADRSCWCLFRMSVLNQKPGLNHMHRDSYGRFAADNKSGDNTSLGWNDYMKMSDFVVPESGFLVDDTAVFSTSFHVIKEVGNFSKNCGVVGARSGGGAKKSDGHMGKFTWRIENFTRLKDLLKKRKITGLCIKSKRFQIGNRDCRLIVYPRGQSQPPCHLSVFLEVTDSRNTSSDWSCFVSHRLSVVNQRMEEKSVTKESQNRYSKAAKDWGWREFVTLTTLFDQDSGFLVQDAVLFSAEVVILKEASITQDFTDQDMESSSAVSQVDTVGKRSSFTWKVENFLSFKEIMETRKIFSKFFQAGGCELRIGVYESFDTICIYLESDQSVGTDPDKNFWVKYRMAVVNQKNHAKTVWKESSICTKTWNNSVLQFMKVSDMLEADAGFLVRDTVVFVCEILDCCPWFEFSDLEVWASEDDQDALTTDPDELLDSEDSEGISGDEEDIFRNLLSRAGFHLTYGENPSQPHVTLREKLLMDAGAIAGFLTGLRVYLDDPAKVKRLLLPTKLSGGGDDGKKVNRNGESSSPSLMNLLMGVKVLQQAIIDLLLDIMVECCQPSEGNSNDESADSNFKPSPDGSGAISPLESDRENGGIEPVPLPVQDRLDPGIDEGTNASAVQSCDMNGVVIPDKIVSGLPIRPPETSAAGFSESASLRSKTKWPEQSEELLGLIVNSLRALDGAIPQGCPEPRRMPQSAQKIALVLDKAPRHLQPDLVALVPKLVEHSEHPLAACALLDRLQRPDAEPALRVPVFGALSQLECSTEVWESVLFQSFELLADSNDEPLAATMDFIFKAALQCQHLPEAVRSVRVRLKDLGFEVSPCVLDYLSRMVNSCADVAEAILRDINCDNEYPDNGSAVPCGLFVFGENAPTSERLHALDKHAFCITRYFSDIHILIEMLSIPSLAVQASHAFERAIARGAIVAQSLAMVLERRLAQRLNFTVAENFQHTDGTVEGLEGDIEQTVAQRDDFTSVLGLAETLALSRDSRVTDFAKMLYTILFRWYADESHRLRMVKRLVDRATSATGSSREVDLDLEVLVILLCEEQEIVRPVLSMMREVAEIANVDRAALWHQLCASEDEIIRIREERKAEISNMVKEKATISQRLSESEATNNRLKSDMRAEMDRFAREKKELMEQLQEVESQLEWLRSERKDEIGKLNSEKKVLQDRLHDAETQLSQLKSRKRDELKRVVKEKNALAERLKNAEAARRRFDEELKRYATEKLTREEIRKSLEDEVRRLTETVGQTEGEKREKEEQVARCEAYIDGMEAKLQDCQQYIHSLEGSLQEEMSRHAPLYGAGLEALSMKELETISRIHEEGLRQIHALQQRKVTSPAGSPLVGPHSLPHPHGFYAAAATAPPPVAVGMPPPLVPNGGVGIHSNGHVNGAVGSPWFNHA; encoded by the exons ATGAAACACCCCCAGACCTCATCCCAATCCGGCGCcgtctcctcctcttcctcctcctcaacccAATCTGACCACCCCCACTCCTCCGTCCGCCTCACcccctccacctcctcctcctcctcctcctccccggCCGCCGCGGTCTCGATCCCCGCGGCGGCCGAGGGGGACCCCTCCCTCCCCCGCGACGCCGCGGGCGGCCAGGAGTCCGTTGCGGTCGAGCGCCGCGGGGACCACGCCGCCGTCTGCCGATGGACCATTTCCAATTTCCCCAGGGTCAAAGCCCGTGCCCTCTGGAGCAAATACTTCGAAGTCGGTGGCTACGACTGCCGCCTACTCGTCTACCCTAAAGGTGATTCTCAAGCCTTGCCCGGTTACATATCGATTTACCTCCAAATTATGGACCCTAGGGGTAATTCCTCGTCCAAATGGGACTGTTTCGCGAGCTACCGCCTCGCCGTGGTGAACCACGCGGACGAATCGAAGTCGATTCATCGGGACTCGTGGCACCGGTTCTCGAGCAAGAAGAAGTCACACGGTTGGTGTGACTTCACTCCCTCGGCGTCTATCCTAGACCCCAAGTGTGGGTTCTTGATAAATAATAGCAATGATTCCGTGATTGTTACCGCTGATATACTAGTGTTGAACGAGACGTTTAACTTTACGCGGGATAACAATGAGGTGCAATGCAGCTCGAGTGTTACACAGGGGGCGGTGTTGGGTGATGTGTTGTGTGGGAAGTTTACTTGGAAGGTTCATAACTTTAGTATCTTCAAGGATATGATTAAGACTCAGAAGATAATGAGCCCTGTTTTCCCAGCCGGAGAGTGTAATTTGCGGATTAGTGTTTATCAAAGCTCGGTGAATGGGGTTGATTATTTGTCCATGTGTTTGGAGAGTAAGGACACGGAGAAGACATTGGTGGCGGATCGGAGTTGTTGGTGTTTGTTTCGAATGTCGGTGTTGAATCAGAAGCCAGGGTTGAATCACATGCACAGGGACTCGTACGGGAGGTTTGCAGCGGATAATAAAAGCGGCGATAACACAAGTTTGGGGTGGAATGATTACATGAAGATGTCGGATTTTGTTGTACCTGAGTCGGGTTTTTTGGTGGATGATACCGCAGTGTTTAGTACGTCGTTCCATGTGATAAAGGAGGTCGGTAACTTTTCGAAGAATTGCGGGGTGGTTGGAGCGAGGAGTGGAGGTGGCGCGAAGAAGTCTGATGGGCACATGGGGAAATTCACTTGGAGAATAGAGAATTTCACGAGGTTGAAGGACTTGCTTAAGAAGAGGAAGATTACTGGTCTTTGCATCAAGAGCAAGAGATTCCAAATCGGGAATCGCGATTGTCGGCTTATTGTTTATCCCCGAG GGCAGTCTCAACCACCATGTCACCTTTCAGTATTTCTTGAAGTCACAGATTCGCGAAATACTTCTAGTGACTGGAGTTGTTTTGTGAGCCACCGACTATCGGTAGTGAACCAGAGGATGGAGGAAAAGTCTGTGACAAAGGAGTCACAGAACCGTTACTCCAAAGCCGCAAAAGATTGGGGCTGGCGTGAATTTGTGACACTGACTACACTCTTCGATCAAGATTCTGGATTTCTCGTTCAGGATGCAGTTTTATTCTCTGCTGAAGTTGTTATTTTGAAAGAGGCATCCATAACACAGGATTTTACTGATCAGGATATGGAGTCGAGCAGCGCAGTTTCCCAGGTAGATACGGTTGGGAAAAGGAGTTCATTTACATGGAAGGTGGAGAACTTCCTCTCCTTTAAAGAAATTATGGAGACCAGAAAAATCTTTAGCAAATTCTTTCAAGCTGGAGGATGTGAGCTTCGGATTG GTGTGTATGAATCCTTTGACACCATCTGTATATACCTCGAGAGTGATCAATCAGTTGGCACTGATCCAGATAAAAACTTTTGGGTCAAATACCGGATGGCTGTGGTAAACCAAAAGAATCATGCCAAGACTGTGTGGAAAGAGTCTTCTATTTGTACAAAGACATGGAATAATTCTGTTCTTCAATTCATGAAGGTGTCCGACATGCTGGAAGCAGATGCAGGTTTTCTTGTACGTGACACAGTTGTTTTTGTCTGTGAAATCTTGGACTGCTGCCCATGGTTTGAGTTTTCGGATCTTGAG GTTTGGGCTTCTGAGGATGATCAGGATGCCCTGACAACTGACCCTGATGAACTCCTCGATTCTGAGGATAGTGAAGGGATAAGTGGAGATGAAGAAGACATCTTTAGAAACCTTCTTTCTAGAGCAGGGTTTCACCTCACCTATGGAGAGAATCCTTCACAGCCCCATGTCACTTTAAGAGAGAAGCTTCTCATGGATGCTGGTGCCATAGCTGGTTTTCTGACTGGACTTCGTGTTTATCTTGATGACCCTGCTAAAGTAAAGCGCTTGCTTCTTCCGACCAAACTCTCTGGTGGCGGCGATGATGGCAAGAAGGTTAACAGGAACGGTGAATCTTCTTCCCCCAGTCTGATGAATTTGTTGATGGGAGTCAAAGTTTTGCAGCAGGCAATCATTGATTTGCTCTTGGACATAATGGTTGAGTGTTGCCAACCTTCAGAAGGGAATTCCAATGATGAGTCTGCTGATTCAAACTTCAAACCATCCCCAGATGGAAGTGGAGCTATCAGCCCCTTGGAATCTGATAGGGAAAATGGGGGAATAGAACCTGTACCTCTCCCCGTACAGGATCGATTGGACCCAGGGATAGATGAAGGCACCAATGCATCTGCTGTACAAAGTTGTGACATGAATGGGGTTGTTATACCTGATAAAATTGTTAGCGGACTGCCCATTCGTCCGCCTGAGACATCTGCTGCTGGTTTTTCGGAAAGTGCTTCCCTTCGCTCTAAG ACCAAATGGCCGGAGCAGTCTGAGGAGCTTCTCGGGTTGATCGTGAATTCACTGAGAGCTCTAGATGGAGCCATTCCACAAGGTTGTCCTGAGCCAAGGCGAATGCCCCAGTCTGCACAAAAGATTGCTCTCGTTTTGGATAAAGCTCCCAGGCATCTGCAGCCGGACCTGGTGGCTTTGGTACCAAAATTAGTTGAGCATTCGGAGCATCCACTTGCTGCTTGTGCACTTCTAGATAGACTACAGAGGCCTGATGCAGAACCTGCATTACGAGTTCCT GTTTTTGGTGCTCTTAGCCAGTTGGAATGTAGCACTGAAGTTTGGGAGAGTGttctttttcaatcttttgAACTTTTGGCAGACTCAAATGATGAACCTCTGGCAGCTACCatggattttatttttaaggCTGCATTGCAGTGCCAACATCTACCAGAAGCG GTTAGATCTGTTCGTGTTAGGCTAAAAGATTTGGGCTTCGAGGTGTCTCCCTGTGTGCTTGATTATTTAAGTAGAATGGTAAATAGTTGCGCAGATGTTGCTGAAGCTATTTTAAGAGATATAAATTGCGACAATGAATATCCTGATAACGGTTCGGCAGTGCCTTGCGGGCTCTTCGTGTTTGGTGAAAATGCACCTACTTCTGAAAGATTGCATGCACTGGACAAGCATGCGTTTTGCATTACTCGATATTTTTCAGATATACATATTTTGATTGAAATGCTGTCTATTCCTTCCCTTGCTGTTCAAGCTTCCCATGCTTTCGAGAGAGCTATAGCTCGAGGTGCAATAGTGGCTCAATCATTGGCCATGGTATTAGAAAGACGACTTGCTCAAAGATTAAATTTTACTGTTGCTGAAAATTTTCAGCACACAGATGGGACTGTGGAGGGACTCGAGGGCGATATTGAGCAAACGGTGGCCCAGAGAGATGATTTCACATCTGTTCTTGGTCTTGCCGAGACATTGGCACTTTCTAGAGACTCTCGTGTGACAGATTTTGCGAAAATGCTTTACACGATTTTGTTTAGATGGTATGCGGATGAGTCTCATCGATTGAGGATGGTTAAGAGACTTGTTGACCGTGCCACTAGTGCAACAGGGAGTAGTCGTGAGGTAGACTTAGATTTGGaagttttggtaattttgttgTGTGAGGAGCAAGAAATTGTTAGACCAGTTCTGAGCATGATGAGGGAGGTTGCTGAAATTGCAAATGTTGATCGGGCGGCTCTTTGGCATCAGTTATGTGCCAGTGAAGACGAGATCATTCGTATTCGTGAAGAAAGAAAAGCTGAGATCTCCAATATGGTTAAAGAAAAAGCTACCATATCACAAAGGCTGAGTGAATCTGAGGCAACTAATAACCGGCTTAAG TCTGATATGAGGGCTGAGATGGATCGTTTTGCCCGGGAAAAGAAGGAGCTCATGGAGCAGTTACAAGAAGTTGAGAGTCAACTTGAATGGCTTCGCTCTGAACGGAAGGATGAAATTGGAAAGCTCAACTCAGAGAAGAAAGTTCTTCAGGATCGTTTGCATGATGCAGAGACCCAGCTTTCCCAACTAAAGTCCCGGAAACGTGATGAATTGAAG AGGGTAGTTAAGGAAAAAAATGCTCTCGCTGAAAGGTTGAAGAATGCTGAAGCTGCACGGAGAAGATTTGATGAGGAATTGAAACGCTATGCCACAGAAAAATTGACTCGAGAAGAAATCCGGAAGTCACTTGAGGATGAAGTCCGACGTTTGACCGAAACAGTTGGACAGACTGAAGGTGAAAAACGTGAGAAGGAAGAACAAGTTGCTCGTTGTGAAGCATACATCGATGGGATGGAAGCCAAGTTGCAGGATTGTCAG CAATACATTCACAGCCTAGAGGGTTCACTACAGGAAGAAATGTCGCGGCATGCCCCTCTATATGGTGCAGGCTTGGAAGCTCTGTCAATGAAGGAGCTGGAGACTATTTCACGCATCCATGAAGAAGGGCTGAGGCAGATCCATGCCCTCCAACAGCGTAAAGTTACGAGTCCCGCAGGTAGCCCTCTTGTGGGCCCCCACTCCCTCCCACACCCTCACGGATTCTACGCTGCTGCTGCCACTGCCCCACCACCTGTGGCTGTCGGTATGCCGCCTCCTCTTGTCCCTAATGGGGGTGTTGGGATACACAGCAACGGGCATGTGAATGGTGCCGTTGGGTCGCCGTGGTTCAACCATGCTTGA